GATACCCGCTCTCCGCGAAGCTGTTCATCGCCTTCGTGTTCGGCGGCACGTTCGCGCTGCTGGCGCTCGTGTTGTTCTGGCTCTGAGTCGCGAGCATCTGACTCACTCCGTGATCACGTCGAGGTGCAGTCCCAGCCGCTGGACCGTCGCCTCACACCACGCCGGGACGAAGCCGGATCCTTCGTAGATCGCTTCGTCTTCGTCGGTGACGCGGAACCGTTCGTGGTCGTCGCCGCGCCTGAGCGTCACTCCGACTTCGCTGGCGTGGTAGGCCTCTTCGTCGATGCTGAACCGGATCTCCGGCGCGTCGTCGTCGGTGTCCTGCGGGGACAGGACGCGATCTCTCGTCGACATCGAGCGAACGGAGTACCGTTTCGGGTTTGAATAGGTGAGAGAAGCCGACTATTTTCCGAACATTGGTGTAGAGAATCACCATACAGTGACGACTCGTGGATTCAGTCCCGGACAAAAATCCTAAAATTACGGCACTTCCGGACACGAATATTGTGGTAATCTGTGTTTCCGGCATGCTGTCTTGAATAATACACGTTCAGGCCGAACCACAATATGTATTAATAATAAACACTCAGATGCGAATTGATATTCCATGAGCGAGACTGCTGATGTTCCAGATCCATACATTCGTGACGGTCTGAGTAACCGGCCGGTTACGTCGGAGGTGATTCAGTCGGAGATGAGCTATGTAATTGACTCGTTAGTGAATCCGGAAGAAGCAGGCCAACGATCAAACGGTGTTAATGACTCCAATCAGGAACTCCGACGAGATCGATGGGAACGTCTCTGTGAAATCTATGACGAACTTGTTGAAGAGTTATCTGATAATGAGAGTGTCTATGGATTACAGATGGGCTATTTCAATGACGTTGGCGGACACCCGATTGGACTCGTAGTTGCTTTGCATCATAGCCCTTCATCCACACTTACAGGCAGGGTCCCGGATGACATTCTAACGCGAATTCGCGATGGACAAATCCAACTCGTAAAGGATAAACCCAGCTCGACAGAGCAGGTCAGAGTCTTTGGGTTCGCACTCCCGAAGATATCAACAGAGGCGTAGAGATAACTGTTAGTTGGGGTTCTGTTTACCGGTAGAATTTATCCTGCTGAATCTATATGACGGGATGTGATAATCCAAAACATTAATTCACACACCAGAGGTATGATGTGTCTCAAGTAGACGAGTCAGATTGGCAACCTGAACAGCCGGGTAGTACACGCGACATATGGCGCTATCTTAGTTTCCCAAAGTTCGTGTCTATTCTCGACACAGAAAGCCTGTGGTTCAGTGCTGCATCTGAATTTCAAGATTCTCACGAGGGGGCACTACCTCTACCAACAGTAGAACAAAGAGTGGCGAAACGCATGGGTCCGCCAGAGGAGATCAATGTCGAACAGCTGTTACAATCATCTTTGTTAGAAACGCTGCTCCACATCGGCACTAGTAAAGCAAGCTACATGAGCTGTTGGCACCTGAATTCGTATGAATCGGTCGCGATGTGGGACCTCTACTCTAGTGAAGGCAAAGGAATTGCTATCCAAAGCACAGTTCAGGACTTTAAGCACTCAATTGAGGACCGTCCAGTGAAGTCGGGTTCGGAGACGGAGGAATACGACAATCCACAGGAGTTGATCGAACTTGGGAAAGTGGAATATATTGACTACGCAGAGGATCAAATACCACACGGAAATCTGACTGCGCCACTATTCCACAAGCGGAAGAGTTTCAGCCACGAGAGAGAGTTCCGGGCGGTATATTCAAAAGTGGGAGACGTAGCCGAGCTACTTGATAGGGAGGAACCTCAGCTGGACATGTTTGAAGACTTTCCAGCCGGTGAGCCAGTGTCGATCAATATCGATCAACTGATTGAAAAGGTGTATATCGCTCCCGACTCACCTGATTGGTTTGAAAGTGCTGTCAGAGCGGTCATTCGGGAATTCGACTTTGACTTTGAGACGCAACGATCATCTCTCGAAAGGGATCCAATATTTTAGACTATAACGTCTGTAAAGAATGAATTGAGATTGATATAGAAAATCTGTTTCCAGATAGCAACCATGTCGAAAATGAGAACCTACCCATCTTGGGCAATCGACAGATAACGCGTCCCTCGCCCACTCCCCTGCTTTCGGATACACCCGTACCGAACGAGGACGTTCAGATACCGCCGACGGTCGCGACCGTGCGCGTCCGGGTACTCCACCTCGAACCGATCAGCCAACTCCCCGGCGCGGATCTCGCCCGCGTCGTCGATCATGTGCTTCAGTAGTCGATGCGGGGTGTCCAGCCGCTCGACGTTGTACCGCCGGATCGACTCCATCGCCGGTTCGCGGACGTCGGCGATCAGCGCCGGCGTGACCCGTTCGTCGCGGGCCTTCCCCTCGACGTAGGCCTCACGGAGGATCGATATCGCCTCGCGAGCGTTCCCAGCGGC
The DNA window shown above is from Halobaculum marinum and carries:
- a CDS encoding DUF2971 domain-containing protein, whose protein sequence is MSILDTESLWFSAASEFQDSHEGALPLPTVEQRVAKRMGPPEEINVEQLLQSSLLETLLHIGTSKASYMSCWHLNSYESVAMWDLYSSEGKGIAIQSTVQDFKHSIEDRPVKSGSETEEYDNPQELIELGKVEYIDYAEDQIPHGNLTAPLFHKRKSFSHEREFRAVYSKVGDVAELLDREEPQLDMFEDFPAGEPVSINIDQLIEKVYIAPDSPDWFESAVRAVIREFDFDFETQRSSLERDPIF